Proteins encoded within one genomic window of Acidiferrobacter thiooxydans:
- a CDS encoding Rid family detoxifying hydrolase, with protein sequence MTFRVIETPAAPRAIGTYSQALRSGSLVFLSGQIPLDPATMTIVSDDPRAQIVQVFENLAAVIGAAGGELRHIVKLSVFLTDLAHFPLVNEVMSERFKPPYPARSAIGVASLPRGALVEMDAILDLG encoded by the coding sequence ATGACCTTTCGTGTCATCGAGACCCCCGCCGCGCCGCGCGCGATCGGCACCTATTCGCAGGCCCTGAGATCGGGGTCGCTCGTGTTTCTCTCGGGGCAGATACCGCTCGACCCGGCGACCATGACGATCGTGTCGGATGATCCCCGCGCCCAGATCGTGCAGGTATTCGAGAATCTGGCGGCGGTGATCGGGGCGGCCGGCGGCGAACTGCGCCATATCGTCAAGCTCTCGGTGTTTCTCACGGATCTCGCGCATTTCCCGCTGGTAAACGAGGTCATGAGCGAGCGCTTCAAGCCCCCTTATCCGGCGCGCTCGGCGATCGGGGTTGCCTCGCTGCCGCGCGGCGCCCTAGTCGAGATGGATGCCATCCTCGACCTCGGCTAG
- a CDS encoding RelA/SpoT family protein, whose protein sequence is MMMPFYPSEQAATPPQIRPPEGAAPGAVSFHISDLLALLDGYLGREEVAMVYRAYLFGAEAHEGQKRRSGEPYIYHPLEVARLLAGLRLDATCLTAAILHDVIEDTGRRKDEIIIQFGQEAADLVDGVSKIGQIEFENKEEEQAENFRKMLLAMARDIRVVLIKLADRLHNMRTIRVLSPVRQKAIARETLDIYAPIANRLGLHNWSVELEDLAFAILYPLRYRILQEAVRKRHGNRKALVDKVRVAIVEQLRREGLPGEVSGREKNLYGIYSKMRQKGLSFEQVYDLLAFRIVVDKADTCYRALGVIHNLYKPIPGRFKDYIAIPKTNGYQSLHTVVFGPFAVLIEVQIRTEDMHRVAENGVAAHWLYKTGDVGMQKRALQWLQGLMETQQQAGNPQEFLEHLKIDLFPDEVYVFTPNGDIKKLPRGATVIDFAYEVHTDIGKRCAGARINHQLVPMRTVLRNGDHVEVITSAYSAPHPSWLNSVVTGKARAHIRNYLKNLRRDEAISLGERFLAKALQSLGYTGEVSEEAKNALLSTLHMKAWPDVLADIGLGTRIAAVVARQLLPDVPAPSLVPSRAPGTIAIRGTEGAVVNYAKCCRPIPGDPVLGFLTAGRGITVHTEDCPNVAEYRKHPEKWIDIQWENGIDGFWPVAIRVEVKNRRGVLATVAAAMSEMDANIDTVSIDERDGQDTAMDFVIEVHNRVHLARIIRRIRSQEAVVRINRKRG, encoded by the coding sequence ATGATGATGCCGTTTTATCCCTCGGAACAGGCGGCAACGCCGCCGCAAATTCGGCCCCCTGAGGGCGCGGCTCCGGGCGCCGTCTCGTTTCACATAAGCGACCTGCTCGCCTTGCTCGATGGCTACCTCGGGCGCGAGGAGGTGGCCATGGTCTATCGCGCCTATCTGTTCGGCGCGGAGGCCCACGAAGGCCAGAAACGCCGTAGCGGCGAACCCTACATCTATCATCCCCTGGAGGTCGCCCGGCTGCTTGCCGGCTTGCGTCTCGATGCCACGTGCCTTACCGCCGCCATCCTTCATGACGTCATCGAGGATACGGGTCGGCGCAAGGACGAGATCATCATCCAGTTTGGCCAGGAGGCCGCCGATCTCGTCGATGGCGTGAGCAAGATCGGCCAGATAGAGTTCGAAAACAAGGAGGAGGAACAGGCCGAGAATTTCCGCAAGATGTTGCTGGCCATGGCCCGCGACATCCGCGTCGTGCTCATAAAGCTCGCCGATCGCCTCCACAACATGCGCACCATCCGGGTGCTGTCGCCGGTCCGGCAGAAGGCCATCGCCCGCGAGACGCTCGACATCTACGCGCCGATCGCCAACCGCCTGGGTCTCCACAATTGGTCGGTGGAACTCGAGGATCTGGCGTTCGCCATCCTCTACCCCCTGCGTTACCGGATCCTCCAGGAGGCGGTGCGCAAGCGCCATGGCAATCGCAAGGCCCTGGTCGACAAGGTGCGCGTGGCGATCGTCGAGCAATTGCGGCGCGAGGGCCTGCCGGGCGAGGTATCGGGACGTGAGAAGAATCTCTACGGCATCTATAGCAAGATGCGCCAAAAGGGCCTGTCCTTCGAGCAGGTCTACGACCTGTTGGCGTTTCGCATCGTCGTCGACAAGGCCGACACCTGCTATCGCGCCCTGGGCGTGATCCATAATCTCTATAAACCCATTCCCGGCCGCTTCAAGGACTATATCGCGATCCCCAAGACCAACGGCTATCAATCGCTCCACACCGTGGTATTCGGGCCGTTCGCGGTCTTGATCGAGGTCCAGATCCGCACCGAGGATATGCATAGGGTCGCCGAGAACGGGGTCGCTGCGCACTGGCTCTACAAGACCGGCGATGTCGGTATGCAAAAGCGCGCCCTGCAATGGTTGCAGGGCCTGATGGAGACCCAGCAGCAGGCCGGTAATCCCCAGGAGTTTCTGGAGCACCTGAAGATCGACCTGTTTCCCGACGAGGTGTATGTCTTCACCCCCAACGGCGATATCAAGAAGTTGCCGCGCGGCGCCACGGTCATCGACTTTGCCTATGAGGTCCATACCGATATCGGCAAGCGCTGTGCCGGGGCGCGCATCAACCACCAGCTGGTGCCGATGCGCACGGTGCTGCGCAACGGCGACCATGTCGAGGTCATCACCTCGGCCTACAGCGCCCCGCACCCCTCATGGCTGAATTCGGTCGTGACCGGCAAGGCCCGCGCGCACATCCGCAATTACTTGAAGAATCTGCGCCGCGACGAGGCCATCAGCCTGGGCGAGCGGTTTTTGGCGAAGGCCCTGCAATCGCTCGGTTACACGGGCGAGGTAAGCGAGGAGGCCAAGAACGCGTTGTTGTCAACCTTGCACATGAAGGCCTGGCCGGATGTGCTCGCCGATATCGGTCTTGGGACGCGCATCGCGGCGGTGGTGGCGCGCCAGCTGCTGCCTGACGTGCCGGCACCGTCGCTGGTGCCGTCGCGCGCCCCCGGCACGATCGCGATCCGCGGGACCGAGGGCGCGGTGGTGAATTACGCCAAGTGCTGCCGGCCGATCCCCGGCGACCCGGTGCTCGGTTTCCTCACCGCCGGTCGCGGCATCACCGTACACACCGAGGACTGTCCCAATGTCGCTGAGTATCGCAAGCATCCGGAGAAGTGGATCGACATCCAGTGGGAGAACGGCATAGACGGCTTTTGGCCGGTGGCCATCCGCGTGGAGGTCAAGAACCGCCGAGGGGTGCTGGCGACGGTCGCCGCCGCCATGTCCGAGATGGACGCCAACATCGATACGGTATCGATCGACGAGCGCGATGGCCAGGATACCGCCATGGACTTCGTGATCGAGGTCCACAACCGCGTGCACCTGGCACGCATCATCCGCCGGATCCGCTCCCAGGAGGCGGTGGTCCGGATCAACCGCAAACGAGGATAA
- the rpoZ gene encoding DNA-directed RNA polymerase subunit omega: protein MARITVEDCLEHVENRFQLVLVAARRARQLALGAEPCVPRENDKPTVLALREIAEGYVTSAILDDNPEAGLESDDDAVLSLGTGGNAAANSAP, encoded by the coding sequence ATGGCTCGCATCACCGTTGAGGATTGTCTGGAGCACGTCGAGAACCGCTTTCAGCTGGTATTGGTGGCGGCCCGTCGGGCCCGCCAGCTGGCATTGGGCGCCGAGCCGTGCGTACCACGTGAGAACGACAAGCCGACGGTTCTGGCCCTGCGCGAGATCGCCGAAGGTTATGTGACCAGCGCCATTTTGGATGATAATCCGGAGGCGGGCCTGGAGTCCGATGATGATGCCGTTTTATCCCTCGGAACAGGCGGCAACGCCGCCGCAAATTCGGCCCCCTGA
- the gmk gene encoding guanylate kinase produces the protein MNSDPRLVILSAPSGAGKSSLAKALTADARFAVSVSHTTRAARPGEQDGVHYHFVDPAAFERLVAEGAFLEHAQVFGNRYGTTRAAVESLLREGRHVILDIDWQGARRIKALWPEALAIFILPPSLQALEARLRGRGQDDEAVIAQRMAQAQAEIAHAGEFDHIIVNDEFEEALADLKTLIAEGRRRRPLHYDPGLIAPTGA, from the coding sequence TTGAATAGCGATCCCCGCTTGGTCATCCTGTCGGCCCCGAGCGGCGCCGGCAAGAGCAGTCTTGCCAAGGCCCTGACCGCCGATGCGCGTTTCGCGGTGTCGGTGTCGCATACCACGAGGGCGGCGCGTCCTGGCGAGCAAGATGGCGTGCATTACCATTTCGTGGACCCCGCGGCGTTCGAGCGGTTGGTGGCCGAGGGGGCCTTTCTCGAGCATGCGCAGGTCTTCGGAAACCGCTATGGGACGACGCGCGCGGCCGTCGAATCCCTGTTGCGCGAAGGACGGCATGTGATCCTCGACATCGACTGGCAGGGCGCCCGGCGCATCAAGGCGCTGTGGCCCGAGGCGCTCGCGATCTTCATCCTGCCGCCGTCGCTGCAGGCCCTCGAGGCGCGGTTGCGCGGCCGTGGTCAGGACGATGAGGCGGTGATCGCCCAGCGTATGGCCCAGGCGCAAGCCGAGATCGCCCATGCCGGGGAGTTCGACCACATTATCGTGAACGATGAGTTCGAAGAGGCGCTCGCCGACCTGAAGACGCTGATCGCCGAAGGCCGGCGGCGCCGACCGTTGCATTACGACCCCGGACTGATCGCTCCTACCGGTGCATAA
- a CDS encoding YicC/YloC family endoribonuclease yields the protein MTVCVKSMTAFARAQVHAEQGEVVCELRSVNHRYLEVSVRLPDGLNTLEGLVRERLSRALARGKVDCQVAWRRGVTEAAVMVDRRLAAEIVGAAEALRAAHATLVPLAVADVLRWPGVVVARPGPALDGPVSEACERALTALIEHRRREGERLAQGLRERLDLMDAEVGRLRGLVAKGLESLRERLRARVEALAPPLDDARLEQEVVLLAQRGDVWEELERLAVHIGEARAALAEGGPVGRRLDFLMQELNREANTVASKSSSAHVSSVVVGLKVLIEQMREQVQNIE from the coding sequence ATGACGGTTTGTGTAAAAAGCATGACCGCGTTCGCGCGCGCCCAGGTCCATGCCGAACAGGGTGAGGTCGTGTGCGAGCTGCGCTCCGTCAACCATCGCTATCTGGAGGTGTCGGTGCGCCTGCCGGATGGCCTGAATACCCTCGAGGGCCTAGTCCGCGAACGCCTTTCGCGGGCACTCGCGCGCGGTAAGGTCGACTGCCAGGTCGCGTGGCGCCGGGGCGTGACCGAGGCCGCGGTCATGGTCGATCGGCGTCTGGCGGCGGAGATCGTGGGCGCTGCCGAGGCGCTGCGTGCCGCCCACGCCACGCTCGTCCCGCTTGCGGTCGCCGATGTGTTGCGCTGGCCCGGGGTGGTGGTAGCGCGCCCAGGGCCGGCCCTGGACGGGCCGGTCAGCGAGGCCTGCGAGCGCGCGCTGACCGCCCTTATCGAGCATCGGCGGCGCGAAGGCGAACGGTTGGCGCAAGGCCTGCGCGAGAGGCTCGACCTCATGGACGCCGAGGTCGGCCGCTTGCGCGGGCTGGTGGCCAAGGGCCTGGAGTCGTTGCGCGAACGGCTGCGCGCGCGCGTGGAGGCGCTGGCCCCGCCGCTCGATGACGCGCGCCTGGAGCAGGAGGTGGTGCTTTTGGCGCAGCGCGGGGATGTCTGGGAGGAGCTGGAGCGTCTTGCCGTGCATATCGGCGAGGCACGCGCGGCGCTCGCCGAGGGCGGACCGGTCGGCCGGAGGCTTGATTTCTTGATGCAGGAACTCAATCGCGAGGCCAACACTGTGGCCTCCAAGTCCTCGTCGGCGCATGTTTCGAGTGTCGTCGTCGGTCTCAAGGTGCTGATAGAGCAAATGCGTGAACAGGTGCAAAACATTGAATAG
- a CDS encoding serine/threonine-protein kinase, producing MRKQPTPLAQGYVLKGYRIEKTLGGGGFSSVYLASDLASGAEVVIKEFLPVTQAWRTPDGRVEPLSEETAGLFASGLKRFFDEAAALAKLHHPNIVQVTNFFRAHNTAYMVMHYEVGRDLRWYIKRHPGGLSEKFLRTMFPPLLMGLDELHTRGLLHLDIKPANILLRPGGNPLLLDFGAAQRTLERPAGLRTLTAGFAPLEQHTKGHIGPWTDLYAIGASMWACLSGRAPPPATARATKDTFKGARGRYGRRYSAQILEAIDWCMQMDQLQRPQNVGQLLAFLSETPRQESGNRGDIGRWFDRWPWPRLKRS from the coding sequence ATGCGTAAACAACCGACCCCTCTTGCCCAAGGCTATGTCCTGAAGGGCTACCGAATCGAAAAGACCCTCGGCGGAGGAGGCTTCAGCTCGGTCTATCTCGCGTCCGATCTCGCGTCCGGGGCCGAGGTGGTCATCAAGGAGTTCCTTCCGGTGACCCAGGCCTGGCGGACCCCGGACGGCCGGGTCGAGCCGCTCTCCGAGGAGACCGCGGGGCTTTTCGCCTCGGGCCTCAAACGGTTCTTCGACGAGGCCGCAGCACTCGCCAAGCTCCACCACCCTAACATCGTCCAGGTCACCAACTTCTTTCGCGCCCACAACACCGCCTACATGGTCATGCATTACGAAGTCGGCCGCGACCTGCGCTGGTACATCAAGCGTCACCCGGGGGGCTTGAGCGAGAAGTTCCTGCGCACCATGTTCCCGCCGCTGCTCATGGGCCTGGACGAACTTCACACCCGTGGGCTTTTGCACCTCGATATAAAGCCCGCCAACATCCTGCTGCGCCCGGGCGGCAACCCGCTGCTATTGGACTTCGGGGCCGCGCAAAGGACCCTGGAACGACCCGCCGGCCTGCGCACCCTGACCGCCGGATTCGCGCCCCTGGAGCAGCACACCAAGGGGCATATCGGTCCCTGGACCGACCTGTATGCGATCGGGGCCTCGATGTGGGCGTGCCTGAGCGGGCGCGCACCGCCACCGGCCACGGCGCGCGCCACCAAGGACACCTTCAAGGGGGCGCGCGGTCGCTATGGCCGCCGATATTCGGCACAGATCCTGGAGGCCATAGACTGGTGCATGCAGATGGACCAGCTGCAACGACCACAGAACGTCGGACAACTCTTGGCGTTTCTGAGCGAGACGCCGCGCCAGGAATCGGGCAATAGGGGTGATATCGGCCGGTGGTTCGACAGGTGGCCGTGGCCGCGACTGAAACGGTCGTAA
- a CDS encoding PP2C family protein-serine/threonine phosphatase, with product MRYVCTQGSRQGGRAYNEDRVAIAERDAAVLMVLGDGLGGHKGGALASATLCEVAVRAFRAVRSARVQDPSNFLAFVLFQAHQTLKGLGRRLDPPIEPRTTAVLALVQDGCAYWAHVGDSRLYHLRNDATINRTHDDTMIETFRERGILDEEESRAHPEKSRLLACLGGCEEPTIHLGAETALHPGDMLLLCSDGVWEAMSDREMARALGHPVLENGLADLLLAAENRRQKAADNISAVALRWQDRTGRPAGLTPQARQLTARAFWEQGRRLIVGRKLEEMRGAAKKTSPKD from the coding sequence ATGAGATATGTCTGTACGCAAGGCTCGCGACAGGGTGGCCGCGCCTATAATGAGGACCGCGTGGCGATCGCCGAGCGCGATGCCGCCGTACTCATGGTCCTGGGAGATGGCCTCGGGGGACACAAGGGCGGCGCGCTGGCCTCGGCGACCTTGTGTGAGGTCGCGGTGCGCGCCTTCCGCGCGGTGCGCTCGGCACGCGTCCAAGACCCATCCAACTTCCTGGCCTTCGTCCTGTTCCAGGCCCATCAGACCCTGAAGGGGCTTGGCCGGCGCCTCGACCCGCCCATAGAACCGCGCACGACCGCAGTCCTGGCCCTCGTGCAAGACGGCTGCGCCTACTGGGCGCACGTCGGCGATAGCCGCCTCTACCACCTCCGCAATGATGCCACGATCAACCGCACCCATGACGACACCATGATCGAGACCTTTCGTGAACGCGGCATCCTAGACGAAGAGGAGTCGCGCGCGCATCCTGAGAAGAGCCGCCTGCTCGCCTGCCTGGGGGGCTGCGAGGAGCCGACCATCCACCTGGGCGCCGAGACCGCGCTCCATCCCGGCGACATGCTCCTGCTATGCAGCGACGGCGTATGGGAGGCGATGTCGGACCGCGAGATGGCCCGCGCGCTTGGCCATCCGGTGCTCGAAAACGGCCTCGCCGACCTCCTGCTGGCCGCCGAGAACCGTCGCCAGAAGGCCGCCGATAACATCAGCGCCGTGGCGCTCCGCTGGCAGGACCGCACAGGACGCCCCGCGGGACTTACCCCCCAGGCGCGGCAACTCACGGCGCGCGCCTTCTGGGAACAGGGACGCCGTCTCATCGTCGGTCGCAAACTGGAGGAGATGCGCGGCGCGGCCAAGAAGACCTCCCCGAAGGACTAG
- the rph gene encoding ribonuclease PH codes for MRPSGRAADALRPIKITRQFTRYAEGSVLIEFGNTRVLCTASIDEKVPPFLKGRGQGWLTAEYGMLPRATGQRTQREAARGKQDGRTVEIQRLIGRSLRAALDLKALGERTIMIDCDVLQADGGTRTASITGGYVALADAIRFLKSHKLLKEDPLRRQVASVSVGIHNGTPVVDLDYAEDSNAATDMNVVMDDSGGFIELQGTAERGSFRFEEMLAMTELARKGIQELLEAQRQALAGEP; via the coding sequence ATGAGACCAAGCGGACGCGCCGCCGATGCGCTACGCCCCATCAAGATCACCCGTCAATTCACGCGCTACGCGGAAGGATCGGTGCTCATCGAGTTCGGTAACACGCGCGTCTTGTGCACAGCGAGCATAGACGAGAAGGTGCCGCCGTTTCTGAAGGGCCGCGGGCAGGGCTGGCTCACGGCCGAATACGGCATGCTGCCGCGCGCCACCGGCCAACGCACCCAGCGCGAGGCGGCGCGCGGCAAGCAGGACGGACGCACCGTGGAGATCCAGCGCCTCATCGGGCGCTCGCTGCGTGCCGCGCTCGACCTGAAGGCCCTGGGCGAACGCACGATCATGATCGACTGCGACGTCTTGCAGGCCGACGGGGGTACGCGCACGGCCTCGATCACCGGCGGTTACGTCGCGCTCGCCGACGCCATCCGCTTCCTTAAGTCCCATAAACTCCTGAAAGAAGACCCGTTGCGCCGTCAGGTGGCCTCGGTATCGGTCGGGATACATAACGGTACGCCGGTCGTCGACCTCGATTACGCCGAGGATTCGAACGCCGCGACCGACATGAACGTGGTCATGGACGATAGCGGCGGCTTCATCGAGCTCCAGGGGACCGCCGAGCGCGGCAGCTTCCGTTTCGAGGAGATGCTGGCCATGACCGAGCTTGCCCGAAAGGGCATCCAGGAATTGCTCGAGGCCCAGCGCCAGGCCTTGGCCGGTGAGCCGTGA
- the rdgB gene encoding RdgB/HAM1 family non-canonical purine NTP pyrophosphatase, with product MKICCATHNAGKIRELSGALAEHGITLIAQDAFGVAPPVEDGLTFVENALIKARHAAAASGLPTLADDSGLEVDALGGGPGLHSARFAHADADDRQNRAALLAALAGVPESGRSARFYCVLVYVRHAHDPRPLIADGLWEGRILTAERGTGGFGYDPLFYVPTHDCSAAELDATEKQALSHRGQALRAMSRLLGAHA from the coding sequence GTGAAGATCTGCTGCGCCACCCACAATGCCGGCAAGATCCGCGAGCTCTCGGGGGCCTTGGCGGAACACGGTATCACCCTGATCGCGCAGGACGCCTTCGGCGTGGCGCCGCCCGTCGAGGATGGCCTCACCTTCGTGGAAAACGCCCTCATCAAGGCCCGCCATGCGGCGGCCGCGAGCGGGCTTCCGACGCTCGCCGATGATTCCGGGCTGGAGGTGGACGCCCTCGGCGGAGGTCCCGGCCTGCATTCGGCCCGGTTCGCCCATGCCGATGCCGACGACCGGCAAAACCGCGCGGCGCTGCTGGCGGCACTGGCCGGCGTACCGGAGAGCGGGCGCAGCGCACGCTTTTATTGCGTACTGGTCTACGTGCGCCATGCCCACGACCCCCGCCCGCTCATCGCCGACGGCCTGTGGGAAGGCCGCATCCTGACCGCCGAACGCGGCACCGGCGGCTTTGGCTACGACCCCCTGTTCTATGTGCCGACCCACGACTGTTCGGCAGCCGAGCTCGATGCGACCGAAAAGCAGGCGTTGAGTCATCGTGGACAGGCCTTGCGGGCCATGTCGCGGCTCCTTGGCGCCCACGCATGA
- the hemW gene encoding radical SAM family heme chaperone HemW, whose translation MTTGSLPPLSLYIHIPWCVAKCPYCDFHSLARRGPLPEGPYIRALLDDLEHSRGGLPGREIGTIFFGGGTPSLFSGSAIAEILEGVNRRMALAADCEITLEANPGTIDSSRFRAFREAGVTRLSLGVQSLHDPSLRRLGRIHDAREAHNAMEAAAGAGFRSFNIDLMYGLPDQTAAQAQADVRAVLAVDPPHLSLYELTIEAHTAFAHDPPILPSEDERMAIEEAATQTAGSAGYDRYEVSAYARPGYRCAHNLNYWRFGDYLGIGAGAHSKLTDGQGVTRVVRNTDPVGYMAGRDRIASRRRLARRDIVFEFLLNALRLSEGFTQDVLRDRTGYDFMDLESLWAPAVARGLLGREHDRMYATPLGRRFLDALLAEFLTATEILPAEAS comes from the coding sequence ATGACCACCGGGTCCCTACCGCCGCTTAGCCTCTACATCCATATCCCATGGTGCGTGGCCAAGTGCCCCTATTGCGATTTCCATTCGCTGGCGCGGCGCGGGCCGCTTCCCGAGGGACCCTACATACGCGCCCTGCTCGACGATCTCGAACACAGTCGGGGGGGCTTGCCGGGGCGCGAGATCGGTACGATATTCTTCGGCGGGGGGACGCCCAGCCTGTTCTCGGGGTCGGCCATCGCCGAGATCCTGGAGGGGGTGAACCGGCGCATGGCGCTCGCCGCCGACTGTGAGATCACGCTCGAGGCCAACCCGGGCACCATCGACAGCAGCCGTTTTCGGGCCTTTCGCGAGGCCGGGGTGACACGCCTGTCGCTCGGTGTCCAAAGCCTCCACGACCCCTCCCTGCGCCGCCTCGGGCGCATCCATGACGCGCGCGAGGCCCATAACGCCATGGAGGCCGCCGCAGGCGCGGGCTTCCGGTCCTTCAACATCGACCTCATGTACGGCCTGCCGGATCAAACCGCGGCCCAGGCCCAGGCCGACGTTCGCGCGGTCCTGGCGGTGGACCCCCCGCACCTGTCGCTCTACGAGCTCACGATAGAGGCCCACACCGCGTTTGCCCACGACCCGCCGATACTGCCTTCGGAAGACGAGCGCATGGCCATCGAAGAGGCGGCAACGCAGACCGCAGGCAGCGCCGGATATGACCGTTACGAGGTGTCGGCCTACGCGCGCCCCGGATACCGCTGCGCGCATAACCTCAATTACTGGCGGTTTGGCGACTATCTGGGGATCGGCGCAGGCGCGCACAGCAAACTCACCGACGGACAAGGGGTGACACGCGTGGTACGGAATACCGATCCGGTCGGTTACATGGCAGGCCGTGATCGTATCGCCAGCCGGCGCCGGCTTGCACGCCGCGATATCGTCTTCGAGTTCCTCCTAAATGCCCTGCGCCTTAGCGAAGGATTCACGCAAGACGTGCTCCGGGACCGCACGGGATATGACTTCATGGACCTGGAATCCTTATGGGCGCCTGCCGTCGCCCGAGGCCTACTGGGGCGCGAGCACGACCGGATGTACGCCACGCCCCTGGGTCGGCGGTTTCTCGATGCGCTGCTCGCGGAGTTCCTCACCGCCACCGAAATCCTGCCCGCCGAGGCCTCATGA
- a CDS encoding CopD family protein, translating to MLWIKAFHIVFVITWFAGLFYLPRLFVYHSLTDDEAGQARFVVMERRLYRFTTPSAVLAVSLGLWLWLGFGFRGLWIDIKVALVAVLVAYYVYLGHLCRELAAGRKRSTTFYRVINEVPVLILIAIVILVVVKPRF from the coding sequence ATGCTGTGGATCAAGGCCTTCCATATCGTGTTCGTCATTACCTGGTTCGCGGGCCTCTTCTATCTCCCGCGCCTCTTCGTGTATCACAGCCTCACGGACGACGAGGCCGGGCAAGCGCGCTTTGTGGTCATGGAACGGAGGCTTTACCGGTTCACGACGCCGAGCGCGGTCCTGGCGGTGAGCCTTGGCCTGTGGCTGTGGCTGGGTTTTGGCTTTCGCGGCCTATGGATCGATATCAAGGTGGCGCTGGTGGCAGTGCTCGTCGCCTATTACGTCTACCTGGGGCACCTATGCCGGGAACTGGCCGCGGGACGCAAACGCAGCACCACCTTCTACCGCGTGATCAACGAGGTCCCGGTATTGATTCTGATCGCGATCGTGATCCTCGTGGTTGTCAAACCCCGCTTCTGA
- a CDS encoding HD-GYP domain-containing protein has translation MAKQIDVQDLKKGMYVIDLDRPWIETSFMFQGFEIRTDAQLRALQRLCRHVYVQEREDGGGARGEDRRQVAAGAASGAASGGDARQAEVLAATAAVRRGPSIHGEPIPLKAEMAEARRLEADARALVYSMQDDVRLGRNIDGQRLRTIITGMVDSVVRNPDALIWFTQLRNKDEYTALHSIRVAILALAFGRHLELTVPELNILGVGALLHDIGKLKIPDAILNKPGRLTDHEFAIVKSHVPEGVKILESSRHIPLSAVEVAGYHHERYQGGGYNRGLSGDRIGLFGLMAAIVDTYDAITSDRAYHAGISAYEALGRLYAMRNKEYHGGLVDRFIQCLGTYPVGSIVELTTGDVGVVIAVNRQRYLRPTVALVRRANGAAFPPETVLDLAADRAQTVPGVEIRRVLPVGAYDIQVADYMPRGT, from the coding sequence ATGGCTAAGCAAATCGACGTCCAGGACCTGAAGAAGGGGATGTACGTCATCGATCTCGATCGTCCCTGGATCGAGACTTCATTTATGTTTCAGGGTTTCGAGATCCGCACCGATGCCCAGCTACGCGCGCTCCAGCGCCTCTGCCGGCATGTCTATGTCCAGGAGCGCGAGGATGGGGGCGGTGCGCGCGGCGAGGATCGGCGCCAGGTCGCCGCGGGGGCCGCGTCCGGGGCCGCTTCCGGTGGCGATGCCCGCCAGGCGGAGGTGTTGGCGGCAACGGCCGCGGTGCGGCGTGGCCCCTCGATTCACGGCGAGCCGATCCCCTTGAAGGCCGAGATGGCGGAGGCGCGCAGGCTCGAGGCGGACGCCCGCGCGCTCGTCTATAGCATGCAAGACGACGTGCGGCTCGGCCGCAATATCGATGGCCAGCGCCTGCGAACGATCATCACCGGCATGGTCGATAGCGTCGTGCGCAACCCCGATGCCTTGATCTGGTTTACGCAACTGCGGAACAAGGACGAGTACACGGCCTTGCATAGTATCCGCGTGGCCATATTAGCCCTGGCCTTCGGCCGCCATCTCGAGTTGACCGTACCGGAACTCAACATCCTCGGTGTCGGCGCGCTCCTCCACGACATCGGTAAGCTCAAGATCCCCGATGCCATCCTGAACAAGCCCGGGCGTCTGACCGATCACGAGTTTGCCATCGTCAAGAGTCACGTCCCCGAGGGCGTGAAGATTCTCGAGTCGTCGCGCCATATCCCGTTGTCGGCCGTGGAGGTGGCGGGGTATCACCACGAACGCTACCAGGGGGGTGGCTACAACCGCGGCCTGAGCGGGGATCGCATCGGCCTTTTCGGGCTCATGGCGGCGATCGTCGACACTTATGATGCCATCACGAGCGATCGCGCCTATCATGCCGGCATATCCGCCTATGAGGCCCTGGGGCGACTCTATGCCATGCGCAACAAGGAGTATCACGGCGGGCTCGTCGATCGCTTCATCCAGTGTCTGGGGACCTACCCCGTGGGCAGTATCGTGGAATTGACCACGGGGGACGTGGGGGTGGTGATCGCTGTCAACCGCCAGCGCTATCTGCGGCCGACGGTGGCCCTGGTACGGCGCGCGAATGGCGCAGCCTTCCCGCCCGAGACGGTCCTGGATCTGGCCGCCGACCGCGCACAGACCGTGCCTGGCGTGGAGATTCGCCGCGTCCTCCCCGTCGGCGCCTATGACATCCAGGTGGCCGATTACATGCCGCGCGGCACCTGA